A region from the Cannabis sativa cultivar Pink pepper isolate KNU-18-1 chromosome 9, ASM2916894v1, whole genome shotgun sequence genome encodes:
- the LOC115722147 gene encoding uncharacterized protein LOC115722147, which translates to MASFFRSLLFPIFISSIILLSHSVNCDHGDKEDHLLQSINEYRASLNLTALVKNDNAECLADELSEQFQNRPCTNATGANTVPGTEPQFANYPNILTKCRLNVSNTRDGAVLPACVPNLDSSLVLTNFTRSQYSNYLNDTKFSGIGIGSEDNWIIVVLTTNTAEGSFVPAQTSLDTDTDEEDLLLRGINSDRAAQNLTQLLENDRAECFAGEFADRFQDQPCTNTTGSVLAPGTEPQFRLSSYPMLLAKCNLIVSNTTDGFVLPVCIPRSVPTLALSDLKRSQYGKYLNDSSFTVAGIGSEDDWFVVVLTSNTVVGNPAVPVGRTPGATAPGATAPNPLNRGSSVNTIDSTNFAAPKISFTYYSLFFLIASALFL; encoded by the exons ATGGCTTCTTTTTTTCGTTCTCTTCTCTTCCCAATTTTCATTTCTTCTATTATCTTGCTGAGCCACTCGGTTAACTGCGACCATG GAGACAAGGAAGATCATCTTCTTCAAAGCATCAACGAATATCGTGCTTCCTTAAACTTGACAGCTTTAGTGAAGAATGACAACGCAGAGTGTCTTGCCGATGAACTTTCTGAACAGTTCCAGAATCGACCCTGCACAAACGCAACAGGCGCCAACACTGTGCCAGGAACTGAACCCCAGTTCGCTAACTATCCAAATATCTTAACCAAATGCCGTTTGAACGTGTCCAACACCAGGGATGGGGCTGTTTTGCCTGCCTGTGTTCCCAACTTGGATTCAAGTCTCGTCCTCACCAACTTCACACGTTCCCAGTACTCAAATTACCTTAACGACACCAAGTTTTCAGGCATTGGAATCGGTTCTGAAGACAACTGGATCATTGTTGTTCTGACCACAAACACAGCTGAGGGAAGCTTCGTGCCTGCCCAGACATCACTCGATACAG ATACTGATGAGGAAGATCTTCTTCTTAGAGGCATTAACTCTGACCGAGCTGCACAAAACTTAACTCAACTGTTAGAGAATGACAGAGCCGAGTGCTTTGCTGGAGAATTCGCAGACCGGTTCCAGGATCAACCTTGCACAAACACCACAGGCTCTGTCCTTGCACCAGGCACTGAGCCTCAATTCCGTCTCTCCAGTTACCCAATGCTTTTAGCCAAATGCAACTTGATCGTTTCCAACACAACCGACGGCTTTGTATTGCCTGTTTGCATTCCTAGATCAGTACCGACCCTCGCCCTCTCTGACCTCAAGCGTTCCCAATACGGGAAATATCTCAATGACAGCTCGTTCACCGTGGCTGGAATTGGCTCTGAAGATGATTGGTTCGTTGTTGTTCTAACCTCGAACACTGTGGTAGGAAACCCTGCTGTACCTGTTGGCCGAACACCGGGAGCCACTGCTCCCGGTGCCACTGCTCCCAACCCACTCAACAGAGGCAGTTCAGTCAACACCATTGATTCAACAAATTTTGCAGCTCCCAAAATTAGCTTCACTTACTACTCCCTATTCTTCCTCATTGCTTCCGCTCTATTCCTATAA
- the LOC115723201 gene encoding peroxisomal adenine nucleotide carrier 1, whose amino-acid sequence MELDLESIAEATSGAIGALVSTTVLYPLDTCKTKYQAEVRAKHQQKYRNISDVLWEAISTRQVFSLYQGLGTKNLQSYISQFIYFYGYGFFKRLYLKKSGNTNIGAKANLLVAAAAGACTVLVIQPLDTASSKMQTSEFGKAEGLWRTLSKSTWREAFDGLGISLLLTANPSIQYTVFDQLKQRLLKGKLGSKTGKASTPEALSAFSAFMLGAVSKCVATILTYPAIRCKVMIQAADSDEFGKSEADKKSQKTISGALFAIWKREGPLGFFKGLQAQIVKTVLSSALHLMIKEKITRTTWILLIALKRYVFVTPVRLKST is encoded by the exons ATGGAGCTGGATCTGGAATCCATTGCAGAGGCAACTTCAGGAGCTATTGGAGCTTTGGTTAGCACAACTGTATTGTACCCACTTGATACATGTAAGACTAAATATCAAGCTGAAGTCCGAGCTAAGCATCAGCAAAAGTACAG GAATATTTCTGATGTTTTGTGGGAAGCGATTTCTACCCGCCAAGTGTTTTCGCTGTACCAGGGCCTCGGAACAAAGAATCTGCAATCCTACATTTCACAGTTTATCTACTTCTATGGATACGGTTTCTTTAAGAGGTTGTACTTGAAAAAAAGTGGAAATACAAATATTGGGGCTAAAGCAAATTTGCTTGTTGCTGCAGCTGCTGGGGCTTGCACAGTCTTAGTGATACAG CCTTTGGATACAGCATCTTCAAAGATGCAAACAAGTGAGTTTGGAAAAGCAGAGGGACTTTGGAGAACTCTTTCAAAGAGCACTTGGAGGGAGGCATTTGATGGTCTTGGCATCTCTCTTCTTTTGACAGCCAACCCTTCTATTCAG TACACTGTGTTTGATCAGCTGAAACAAAGACTGTTGAAGGGAAAGCTGGGTAGTAAAACTGGTAAAGCATCGACCCCAGAAGCTCTTTCTGCCTTTTCTGCTTTCATGTTGGGTGCTGTCTCAAAGTGTGTTGCTACCATATTGACATACCCAGCTATCAG ATGCAAGGTAATGATTCAAGCTGCCGATTCGGATGAATTTGGGAAAAGTGAAGCTGACAAGAAATCCCAAAAGACAATTTCAGGTGCACTATTTGCCATTTGGAAAAGAGAAGGCCCTCTGGGTTTCTTCAAAGGATTACAAGCTCAGATAGTAAAGACTGTGCTAAGCTCAGCTTTGCATTTGATGATAAAAGAAAAGATAACGAGGACCACATGGATTCTACTAATTGCACTTAAAAGGTATGTATTTGTCACCCCTGTTAGACTAAAATCTACTTGA